A genomic window from Aethina tumida isolate Nest 87 chromosome 4, icAetTumi1.1, whole genome shotgun sequence includes:
- the LOC109599742 gene encoding 39S ribosomal protein L3, mitochondrial: MALIISTIQKCCLKSLEEKLLALSITNTTQIRERHVLNAKPRLRNPTWFTKQTRATTEEYLTPENKEFLKEITQDKYSNKENPEIVLKQWDPKLQRTGLIARKIGVYPMWLKDGKRIQTTLLQVLDNHVIRHYPADEYDPPRKRVGRIYNKKACLLIGAEEADPSIFTKEYCGLFKDSGVIPKKILKRFFVSPDAALPVGSLLNVMHFQVGNAVDVMGKTIDRGFQGVVKRHGFKGMPASHGVTKTHRRGGNIGGGGEKGRVWPGTKMPGHMGNRFLVQKGLTVLRINTKYNVMWVTGQAIPGETNSIVTVYDSKLPLRKPTKPVPFPTYVGPIDDSIPEDFYDEKVHVFNEPTIVYNDK; the protein is encoded by the exons ATGGCGTTAATAATATCCACCatacaaaaatgttgtttGAAATCCCTGGAAGAAAAACTATTAGCTTTAAG TATTACAAATACAACTCAAATAAGAGAGAGACATGTACTAAACGCCAAACCTAGACTAAGGAATCCTACGTGGTTTACCAAACAAACCAGAGCC acCACCGAAGAATATCTCACCCCAGAAAACAAAGAATTCCTAAAAGAAATAACTCAagataaatattcaaacaaagAAAATCCGGAAATAGTATTGAAACAATGGGATCCAAAATTGCAAAGGACTGGACTAATTGCCAGGAAAATTGGTGTGTATCCAATGTGGCTTAAAGATGGAAAAAGAATTCAGACAACACTACTACAG gTTTTAGACAACCATGTAATAAGACATTACCCAGCTGATGAGTACGACCCTCCCAGGAAGCGAGTGGGGAGGATTTACAACAAAAAGGCGTGCCTTTTAATTGGAGCGGAAGAAGCAGACCCTTCAATTTTCACCAAGGAATATTGCGGATTATTCAAGGACTCTGGTGTAATCCCCAAAAAGATTTTGAAAAGATTTTTTGTCAGTCCTGATGCAGCTCTACCTGTTGGATCACTGTTGAATGTCATGCATTTTCAAGTTGGAAATGCCGTTGATGTAATGGGAAAAAC TATTGATAGGGGTTTCCAGGGTGTGGTTAAAAGGCATGGTTTCAAAGGAATGCCTGCCTCTCATGGTGTGACCAAAACTCACAGACGTGGTGGCAACATCGGTGGCGGCGGTGAGAAAGGTAGGGTCTGGCCTGGTACCAAAATGCCAGGTCATATGGGTAACAGATTTCTAGTACAAAAGGGTTTAACAGTCTTAAGAATAAACACCAAGTATAATGTCATGTGGGTGACTGGACAAGCTATTCCTGGCGAAACTAATTCTATTGTTACTGTTTATGATTCTAAACTGCCATTAAGAAAACCAACCAAACCTGTACCTTTCCCCACTTATGTGGGACCAATTGATGATAGCATACCTGAGGATTTCTATGATGAGAAGGTTCACGTTTTTAATGAGCCCACTATTGTTTATAATGACAAGTAA
- the LOC109599734 gene encoding structural maintenance of chromosomes protein 6-like, translated as MSEKRKSNSRTSQGGISNKRLRNANVKMRAGCVLYMALKNFMCHSFLEVDFVNNVNVVVGKNGSGKSALLTALILGLGGRTTLTSRGTNIKALIKSGKPSGSIEIHLNNSGDYAYKHDSFGNKIIIIRNITVNGSGSYKVKNENGVSVCGSAKEVSNIVTSFRIQLDNPICILNQDISRNFLSSNDPKQKFILFKRATRLDHLYDEYNKIKHNKIEMVTEFTGKESLFKKMQNELKMLQIKIGNHSQLIAMKERKADLQVELLWAKVRDLEKELEEKETQLKIEEAKISEVENERGKKGELLEQLRETNSLLDREETEVVNSIKLQKRYQSDAQKERKTALAAYNEKKNEQTKINVVIESRTKDLEYLKKEIDSANEKLTKAEQEELERLQTLRSYEEKLKSTEEHLQTSRNDLFQVSSHLSYKENEEQNFLNDIKNLNIKIRNDELSLQALTEESGNNLILYGADMLKVKQKIQEHKNSFAHEPRGPLGQYIKVKDKKWVVAVEGFISPKLLSAFAVDNKGDLQLLRKIFDQCCSGQKQPTIITSKFIYQKHDVTRNLVESPPDCVALYDVIEIEDPIVFNCIVDQSGMENILLIPTDERAQELLSMQERVPRNCVQGVTMQGDKYYPDPNYRSYGSRQRRAKYLQIDTKEHAVQLATGIELLKKDLAAKTTELNNFKQDMSDKINEKKELEDKIKKLNDARQRVRQKINEITSSAEPEVTNVNVLQNEVSEVEGVIQEKTTALALVETELHDLKTKVDEIEDKLENFNKAIEDLESRLDPIREQKWANKRKLDGALMGDQFLESQLDVLNEKANSVRVEIVVIQNNLYDRVSKAEKAGERLPQLREEAEIANEIIELEKSVANIESMSHNITDVVQKYKSLKLKYNETAHVIEKLNLNITALTEALKCRNRYCKITENYFISYIKYSFKKILETSNCKGTINIDCEREELELIVIPQEGTQGVTKTTNLSGGERSFSTVAFLYSLWQCMDFPFYFLDEFDVYMDKQNRTKVFNILVSHANTRPHLQHVFLTPQDVSFLDTKDVCVLKLKGPDEA; from the exons ATGTCCGAGAAAAGGAAATCTAACTCCAGAACATCACAAGGTGGCATATCCAATAAACGTCTGAGAAATGCCAATGTCAAG atgagAGCAGGATGTGTCCTTTACATGGCCCTGAAAAACTTCATGTGTCACTCTTTTCTGGAAgttgattttgtaaataacgTTAACGTTGTTGTCGGCAAGAACGGTAGTGGTAAAAGTGCTTTGTTAACAGCACTGATTTTGGGCTTAGGTGGAAGAACAACCTTAACAAGCAGAGGCACAAATATAAAag CTCTCATAAAATCTGGCAAACCATCTGGGTCCattgaaatacatttgaaCAATTCTGGAGATTATGCCTATAAACATGACAGTTttggcaataaaattataattattagaaatataactGTAAATGGATCTGGCagttataaagttaaaaatgaaaatg GAGTTTCTGTATGTGGTTCAGCAAAGGAGGTCTCAAATATTGTAACATCTTTTCGAATACAACTGGACAATCCAATATGTATCTTAAATCAAGATATATcaagaaactttttaagtaGCAATGATCCtaaacagaaatttattttattcaaaagggCTACTAGACTTGATCATCTGTATGATGAGTATAATAAgattaaacacaataaaatagaaatggtTACAGAATTTACTGGGAAAGAATCT ttatttaagaaaatgcaaaatgaattaaaaatgttgcaaATAAAGATTGGCAACCACAGCCAGCTCATTGCCATGAAAGAGAGGAAAGCAGACCTTCAGGTTGAGTTACTGTGGGCAAAAGTAAGAGATTTGGAAAAAGAACTGGAAGAAAAAGAAACGCAACTGAAAATCGAGGAAGCAAAGATCAGTGAAGTAGAAAATGAAAGGGGAAAAAAGGGCGAATTGCTGGAACAATTAAGGGAAACAAAtag tcTTTTAGATAGAGAAGAAACTGAAGTAGTGAACTcaattaaattgcaaaaacGATATCAATCAGATGCGCAAAAGGAACGTAAGACTGCTCTCGCAGCTTACAATGAAAAAAAGAATGAACAGACAAAAATCAACGTCGTCATTGAGTCAAGAACAAAGGACCTGGAATATCttaagaaagaaattgataGCGCTAATGAAaa ATTGACCAAAGCTGAACAGGAGGAATTGGAACGTTTGCAGACATTAAGATCATATGAAGAAAAACTTAAAAGCACTGAAGAACACTTACAAACCAGCAGGAACGATTTGTTTCAAGTTTCCAGCCATTTGTcttataaagaaaatgaagaacaaaattttttaaatgatataaaaaaccttaatataaaaattc gtaATGATGAATTAAGTTTACAAGCTTTGACAGAGGAATCAGGAAACAatcttatattgtatggtGCAGATATGCTCAAAGTCAAACAGAAGATTCAAGAGCATAAGAATAGTTTCGCGCATGAGCCTAGAGGCCCATTGG GTCAATATATCAAGGTTAAGGACAAGAAATGGGTGGTTGCAGTTGAAGGGTTCATTTCCCCCAAACTGTTAAGTGCTTTTGCTGTAGACAACAAAGGAGATCTTCAGCTGTTAAGGAAGATATTTGACCAGTGCTGTTCAGGACAAAAACAGCCGACAATTATTACTTCCAAGTTCATTTATcag aaacatGATGTGACAAGGAACTTGGTTGAATCACCTCCCGACTGCGTGGCCCTGTATGATGTCATAGAGATAGAGGATCCAATCGTTTTCAATTGCATTGTCGACCAGTCGGGGATGGAAAATATTCTTCTCATACCCACTGACGAGCGGGCTCAAGAACTCCTTTCCATGCAGGAACGAGTTCCCCGAAACTGTGTCCAAGGTGTTACCATGCAAGGCGACAAATACTACCCTGATCCAAATTATAGGTCATACGGATCCAGACAACGTCGAGCCAAATATCTCCAGATTGACACCAAGGAACATGCGGT GCAACTGGCGACTGGTATCGAACTGTTAAAAAAGGATTTAGCTGCCAAAACTACGgagctaaataattttaagcaaGATATGAGCGATAAAATTAACGAAAAAAAGGAGTTAGAAgacaagataaaaaaattaaacgacGCCAGGCAACGCGTCAGACAAAAGATAAATGAGATCACTTCCTCAGCTGAGCCTGAAGTAACCAACGTAAACGTTTtg CAAAATGAAGTGAGTGAAGTTGAAGGTGTGATACAAGAAAAGACTACTGCTTTAGCACTTGTGGAAACGGAACTCCACGATTTAAAGACTAAAGTGGACGAAATAGAGGATAAACTAGAAAACTTCAATAAAGCGATTGAGGATCTTGAAAGCAGATTGGACCCTATTCGG GAACAAAAGTGGGCCAATAAAAGGAAGTTGGATGGGGCATTAATGGGTGACCAGTTTCTGGAAAGTCAATTGGATGTATTGAACGAGAAAGCAAACAGCGTTCGTGTTGAAATAGTTGTGATTCAGAATAACTTATACGACCGAGTTTCCAAAGCCGAAAAAGCTGGAGAACGTTTGCCTCAACTgag AGAAGAAGCAGAAATTGCTAACGAGATTATAGAACTGGAGAAGTCTGTGGCTAACATTGAATCAATGTCACATAATATCACCGACGTGGTACAAAAGTACAAGTCTCTAAAACTAAAGTACAACGAGACAGCACACGTAATAGAAAagctgaatttaaatattactgcaCTAACTGAAGCTTTAAAATGCCGAAACCGTTACTGTAAAATAACGGAaaactactttatttcctacaTTAAGTATTCATTCAAGAAAATTTTGGAAACTTCCAATTGTAAG GGAACAATTAATATAGATTGTGAAAGAGAAGAATTGGAGCTGATAGTCATACCACAGGAAGGTACACAGGGTGTGACCAAAACTACCAATTTGTCAGGAGGGGAAAGATCATTCTCCACTGTTGCTTTTCTCTACTCTTTGTGGCAGTGTATGGATTTCCCATTCTATTTTTTGGATGAGTTTGATGTTTATATG GATAAACAAAATAGAACAAAGGTTTTCAATATACTGGTTAGTCATGCTAATACACGGCCACACTTGCAACACGTTTTTTTAACACCTCAGGACGTTTCATTTCTGGATACGAAGGATGTTTGTGTTTTGAA gTTGAAAGGCCCAGATGAGGCATAA